Proteins encoded within one genomic window of Deltaproteobacteria bacterium HGW-Deltaproteobacteria-2:
- a CDS encoding 4-hydroxy-tetrahydrodipicolinate synthase, with the protein MFRGAITALVTPFKNGQVDEDALRNLIEFQIANGVDGLVPCGTTGESPTLSHDEHDRVIEMTIDAAKKRVPVIAGTGSNSTAEALRLTKHAYEAGADGALIACPYYNKPTQEGLYQHFELIAKNIPIPIIPYNIPGRTGINMSPELIARLAKISNIVGIKEASGSIKQMSDVINLCGNDFAVLSGDDIFTLPLMAIGGDGVISVISNVAPADMAGLVDAFNAGDMARAKELHYKMSALIDMLFIEVNPIPVKAALALMGKIEYEYRLPLCKMAEANFEKLKKVMINYGLI; encoded by the coding sequence ATGTTTAGGGGAGCCATCACCGCTCTGGTGACGCCTTTTAAAAATGGTCAGGTGGATGAAGACGCCCTGAGGAATCTGATTGAATTTCAGATTGCCAATGGTGTTGACGGCTTGGTGCCCTGTGGTACAACCGGTGAATCACCGACATTGTCCCACGATGAGCATGACCGAGTGATTGAAATGACTATCGATGCAGCAAAAAAAAGAGTGCCGGTGATTGCCGGAACTGGATCAAACAGCACGGCGGAAGCGCTGAGACTGACCAAGCACGCCTATGAGGCAGGTGCAGACGGCGCTTTGATTGCCTGCCCCTATTACAATAAACCTACTCAGGAAGGACTTTATCAGCATTTTGAACTCATCGCTAAAAACATTCCTATCCCGATTATACCTTACAATATTCCAGGACGGACAGGAATCAACATGTCGCCGGAACTGATTGCCCGATTGGCGAAAATAAGTAATATCGTCGGAATCAAAGAGGCTTCCGGTTCAATCAAGCAAATGAGTGATGTTATTAATCTTTGTGGTAACGATTTTGCCGTTTTATCGGGTGATGATATATTCACTCTGCCTTTGATGGCAATTGGCGGTGACGGTGTTATTTCCGTTATTTCTAATGTGGCTCCGGCGGATATGGCGGGACTTGTTGATGCGTTTAACGCAGGAGATATGGCAAGAGCAAAAGAACTCCATTATAAGATGAGTGCATTGATTGATATGCTTTTTATTGAGGTTAATCCCATTCCAGTTAAAGCGGCTCTGGCGCTAATGGGTAAAATAGAGTATGAATACAGGTTGCCGCTTTGTAAGATGGCTGAGGCTAATTTTGAAAAGTTAAAAAAAGTTATGATCAATTACGGCTTGATATAA
- a CDS encoding PIN domain nuclease yields the protein MKEVKRLIVRIILILACSISGYAILYYTSESNSHLFFKSIGGFIIGLLTALSVIGIEKEIRKLSLKVIIGGVAGMIIGLLIALIFGFGLNFVSKIRENQQVIPWIYLLITGIFGYLGLFLGSKKVEEFNFLNSEPKSNHDYRVLDTSVIIEGRIADICDSGFIEGELIVPRFVLNELQFLADSSDSMKRLRGRRGLDILNHMQKSSNINIEIVEQDFPKIKGVDGKLVALAKQLDAKLLTNDYNLNKVAQLQGVRVLNVNELANAMKPVVLPGEQMTVKIIREGKESGQGVGYLDDGTMIIVDSGQKMLNMNVDVTVTSVLQTTAGRMIFSELKK from the coding sequence ATAAAGGAGGTGAAGCGGTTGATCGTTAGGATTATCTTAATTTTGGCATGTTCTATAAGTGGCTACGCTATATTATATTATACATCTGAATCCAATTCTCATTTATTTTTTAAATCAATTGGCGGCTTTATAATTGGATTATTAACAGCATTATCGGTTATAGGAATTGAAAAAGAAATTCGTAAATTATCTTTAAAGGTTATTATCGGTGGCGTAGCGGGGATGATTATTGGTCTCCTGATTGCCTTAATATTCGGATTTGGTCTCAACTTCGTAAGTAAAATAAGGGAAAATCAGCAAGTAATACCTTGGATTTATTTGCTGATAACGGGTATCTTTGGTTACCTTGGCCTTTTTCTTGGATCAAAAAAAGTAGAAGAATTTAATTTTTTAAATTCCGAACCAAAGAGTAATCATGATTATCGTGTTCTGGACACCAGTGTAATTATTGAAGGAAGAATAGCTGATATTTGCGACAGTGGATTTATTGAAGGTGAATTGATTGTCCCTCGTTTTGTTTTGAATGAATTGCAGTTTCTAGCCGATTCTTCCGATTCGATGAAGCGATTGCGTGGAAGACGAGGGCTGGATATCCTGAATCACATGCAGAAGAGTTCGAATATAAACATAGAAATAGTTGAACAGGATTTCCCCAAAATAAAAGGCGTAGATGGCAAACTGGTAGCCTTGGCCAAACAACTGGACGCCAAGCTTTTAACCAATGATTATAATCTTAATAAAGTAGCACAATTGCAAGGGGTTCGCGTTCTTAACGTCAATGAATTAGCCAATGCCATGAAACCCGTTGTATTGCCCGGAGAGCAAATGACTGTGAAAATTATCCGGGAAGGCAAGGAGTCAGGGCAGGGTGTCGGTTATTTGGATGATGGCACAATGATTATTGTGGATAGCGGACAGAAAATGCTCAATATGAATGTGGATGTTACTGTAACCAGCGTGCTGCAGACGACTGCCGGCCGAATGATTTTTTCAGAATTAAAGAAGTAG
- a CDS encoding bifunctional 2-C-methyl-D-erythritol 4-phosphate cytidylyltransferase/2-C-methyl-D-erythritol 2,4-cyclodiphosphate synthase, protein MKTVAIIPAGGAGKRLKTHVAKQYLMLNQLPVLIHTLQVFQKSKIINDIVLVLPPDDLASVRQKLIDKYELTKVTSIIAGGKERQDSVRNGLAAIDGKCDFVLIHDAVRPLITEKMIRQVAAAAKATGAASLGVKAKDTIKETGKYDIVSVTIPRHNLWLTQTPQAFKFEILKKAYKKAYNENFYGTDDASLVERIGVKVKMIAGSYDNIKITTPEDLVMARALLKNKSGGKMQTCIGCGYDSHSFVTGRKLILGGVEIPFKQGLQGHSDADALIHAICDALLGAAGSGDIGRHFPDTDPQYKDISSRVLLGRVRNVITAKGFTINNIDATIIMEKPKVTSFIDKMITNIAKVLKIPADDINIKAKTNEGMGFVGRGEGIAVSAVVTLNKE, encoded by the coding sequence ATGAAAACAGTAGCTATAATTCCTGCCGGTGGAGCCGGGAAAAGATTAAAGACTCATGTGGCCAAACAGTATCTGATGTTAAATCAATTACCGGTACTGATCCATACTCTGCAGGTATTCCAGAAATCAAAAATAATAAATGATATTGTTTTAGTTCTGCCACCGGATGATTTGGCTTCCGTCCGGCAAAAGTTAATCGATAAATACGAATTAACAAAAGTAACATCTATTATTGCCGGTGGTAAGGAGAGGCAGGATTCAGTCAGAAACGGCCTTGCTGCTATTGATGGTAAATGTGACTTCGTCCTTATCCATGATGCTGTAAGGCCACTTATTACCGAGAAAATGATCAGGCAGGTTGCTGCTGCTGCGAAAGCAACAGGTGCGGCATCACTCGGAGTTAAAGCGAAAGATACAATAAAGGAAACCGGAAAATATGACATCGTGTCCGTTACAATTCCAAGGCACAATTTGTGGTTAACGCAAACTCCTCAGGCCTTTAAATTTGAAATTTTAAAAAAGGCATACAAGAAGGCCTATAATGAAAACTTTTATGGTACTGACGATGCGTCCCTGGTCGAGCGTATTGGCGTAAAAGTAAAGATGATTGCCGGTTCATATGACAATATTAAAATTACAACACCGGAAGACTTAGTAATGGCGAGAGCTTTGCTGAAAAACAAATCAGGAGGCAAAATGCAAACATGCATCGGATGCGGCTATGACAGCCACAGTTTTGTAACCGGTAGAAAGCTTATATTAGGTGGAGTGGAAATTCCCTTTAAACAGGGGTTACAGGGTCATTCCGATGCCGATGCACTGATTCACGCTATTTGCGATGCCCTGTTAGGTGCGGCAGGTTCAGGTGATATTGGCCGGCATTTCCCGGATACTGATCCACAATATAAAGATATTTCCAGCAGGGTTCTTCTTGGACGAGTAAGGAATGTTATTACCGCCAAAGGTTTTACTATCAATAATATTGATGCAACAATCATTATGGAAAAGCCTAAAGTCACTTCTTTTATTGACAAGATGATTACCAATATAGCCAAAGTATTAAAAATACCTGCGGATGACATAAACATCAAAGCCAAGACGAACGAAGGTATGGGGTTTGTAGGCAGAGGCGAAGGTATAGCCGTATCGGCAGTTGTTACATTGAATAAGGAATAA
- a CDS encoding 4-hydroxy-tetrahydrodipicolinate reductase: protein MVKAVVTGAGGRMGGKIISLISSTEGINVVAAVEIAGHPIIGRDIGQGLGLGETGILVCDKLVDCIDLADVVIDFTNHETSLKYFKIANQRNCAIVIGSTGFTDSEKKEINELAKNTRCVLTPNMSVGVNVMLKVLEYCAGILKDDYDVEIIEAHHHLKKDAPSGTALQMAKVISDKLGRNMEESLVYSRRGLIGERTKKEIGIQTIRAGDIVGDHTVIFGGIGERLEFIHRAHNRDNFAKGAIRAAQWIVNQQNGLYDMQDVLGLREKT from the coding sequence ATGGTCAAAGCGGTTGTTACCGGAGCCGGTGGAAGAATGGGCGGGAAAATTATCAGCCTTATTTCCTCTACGGAAGGTATCAATGTTGTCGCAGCGGTAGAGATAGCAGGGCACCCCATTATCGGCCGTGATATAGGTCAAGGGTTGGGATTAGGCGAGACTGGTATTCTGGTTTGCGACAAATTAGTTGATTGTATTGATCTGGCTGACGTTGTTATCGACTTTACAAATCATGAAACATCTCTTAAATATTTTAAAATAGCCAACCAAAGAAATTGTGCCATTGTTATCGGATCTACCGGATTTACTGACTCTGAAAAAAAGGAAATTAATGAACTGGCAAAAAATACACGATGTGTATTAACTCCTAACATGAGCGTTGGTGTAAATGTGATGTTAAAAGTTTTGGAATATTGCGCAGGGATACTCAAAGATGATTATGATGTCGAAATTATTGAAGCTCATCATCATTTAAAAAAAGACGCTCCCAGTGGGACGGCGCTGCAAATGGCAAAGGTTATATCTGACAAACTGGGGCGTAATATGGAAGAATCATTAGTTTATTCACGGCGAGGTTTGATAGGTGAGAGAACTAAAAAAGAAATAGGTATACAAACAATTCGTGCCGGGGATATTGTTGGAGATCATACAGTTATTTTTGGTGGAATTGGAGAAAGACTGGAATTCATTCACCGTGCCCATAACCGTGATAATTTTGCCAAAGGAGCAATTCGTGCGGCACAGTGGATTGTCAATCAGCAAAATGGCCTGTATGATATGCAGGATGTTCTGGGATTAAGGGAAAAGACATAA
- the argH gene encoding argininosuccinate lyase has translation MATGKKPWSGRFQKATAENVEKFTSSIHYDKRLYPYDIEGSIAHATMLAGQNIISKNEAVKIVSALKNILKDIEKGKFKFNTADEDIHMAVEKELIKRIGETGGKLHSARSRNDQIALDVRLFLRAEIKIVIDLMNSLQACLIEMAKKEIKTIMPGYTHMQKAQPVLLSHYFLAFEEMFARDVQRLNDCARRLNVLPLGAAALAGTSLPIDRNRTARILNFPEVSGNSMDTVADRDFVAEFIFAGSLIMMHLSRFCEDLVLWSSDEFGFVEISDAYTTGSSIMPQKKNPDVAELIRGKTGRVYGDLFAIMTLLKGLPMTYNRDLQEDKEPLFDAVDTVKDCLKIFTEMIKHTQFNARKMFFAAQGGFSTATDIAEYLVGKGVPFRQAHEIVGKIVAYCLKNKKGLDNLTLKEYQEFYKDFTCDIKNIIKLEKAVNSRNHTGGTATAAVLKRIKEFEKSLNKI, from the coding sequence ATGGCTACCGGTAAAAAACCATGGAGTGGAAGATTTCAAAAAGCAACGGCTGAAAATGTGGAAAAATTCACTTCCTCTATTCATTATGACAAGAGACTTTATCCTTATGATATTGAAGGTTCTATAGCTCATGCTACAATGCTTGCCGGACAGAATATAATATCGAAAAATGAAGCGGTAAAGATTGTATCCGCTTTGAAAAATATTTTAAAAGATATAGAAAAGGGGAAATTTAAATTCAACACTGCTGATGAAGATATTCATATGGCCGTAGAAAAGGAACTTATTAAACGTATCGGTGAAACAGGTGGTAAGCTTCATTCGGCAAGAAGCCGCAATGATCAGATAGCTCTGGATGTCCGACTGTTTTTGCGAGCGGAAATTAAAATCGTCATCGATCTTATGAATTCCTTGCAGGCATGTTTGATTGAAATGGCCAAAAAGGAAATCAAAACTATTATGCCCGGTTATACCCATATGCAAAAAGCACAGCCGGTTTTGCTTTCCCATTATTTTCTAGCGTTTGAAGAAATGTTTGCACGAGATGTTCAAAGACTCAATGATTGTGCCAGAAGGCTGAATGTCTTGCCTTTAGGTGCTGCGGCGCTTGCCGGCACTAGTCTGCCCATTGATCGCAACCGGACAGCAAGAATATTGAATTTTCCGGAAGTAAGCGGGAATAGCATGGATACGGTTGCGGATAGGGACTTCGTCGCGGAATTTATTTTCGCGGGTTCGCTTATTATGATGCATCTGAGCCGCTTTTGCGAAGATTTGGTTTTGTGGTCTTCGGACGAGTTTGGTTTTGTTGAAATATCCGACGCCTATACCACGGGTAGCAGTATAATGCCGCAAAAGAAAAATCCCGACGTGGCGGAGTTAATCAGGGGGAAAACCGGACGGGTTTACGGAGATCTTTTTGCCATAATGACTCTGCTGAAGGGGTTGCCCATGACTTACAACCGTGACTTGCAGGAAGACAAGGAACCTCTATTTGATGCCGTTGACACCGTAAAAGATTGTCTGAAAATATTTACGGAAATGATTAAGCATACGCAGTTTAATGCCAGAAAAATGTTTTTTGCGGCTCAAGGAGGATTTTCGACGGCCACCGATATAGCCGAATATCTGGTAGGAAAAGGCGTGCCCTTTCGCCAGGCGCATGAGATTGTGGGGAAAATAGTCGCTTATTGTCTTAAAAATAAAAAAGGATTGGACAATCTAACATTAAAAGAATATCAGGAATTTTATAAAGATTTTACTTGTGATATTAAAAATATTATCAAGTTGGAAAAAGCGGTGAATTCGCGCAATCACACAGGCGGGACCGCAACAGCGGCGGTGCTTAAAAGGATAAAAGAATTTGAAAAGAGTCTCAATAAAATATAG
- the folK gene encoding 2-amino-4-hydroxy-6-hydroxymethyldihydropteridine diphosphokinase, which produces MNGVICYIGIGSNLGNALQNCQYAVESLSQYKEMQVTRVSSFYETEPVGIEDQNFFINAVAEVKTVLFAHDLFEKLQNIEKDMGRKREVKGGPRIIDLDLLFYGQDLVQEAGLIVPHPEMHKRRFVLEPLCELASYLIHPVFCISIRGLKDRLTDNKIVKIIKDKNQPF; this is translated from the coding sequence TTGAACGGCGTAATATGCTATATCGGGATTGGTTCTAATTTAGGCAACGCTTTGCAAAACTGCCAGTATGCCGTTGAAAGTCTTTCCCAATACAAAGAAATGCAGGTAACGAGGGTTTCGTCTTTTTATGAAACGGAACCAGTAGGTATTGAAGATCAGAATTTTTTCATAAATGCAGTTGCAGAAGTTAAGACGGTTCTCTTTGCTCATGATCTATTCGAAAAATTGCAAAACATCGAAAAGGATATGGGACGGAAGCGGGAAGTGAAAGGTGGCCCGAGGATTATAGATCTCGATCTTCTTTTTTATGGTCAGGATCTGGTTCAGGAAGCTGGTTTAATAGTGCCACATCCGGAAATGCACAAAAGGCGCTTTGTTTTGGAGCCGTTATGTGAGTTAGCATCTTATTTAATTCACCCTGTTTTTTGTATTTCGATTCGCGGATTGAAAGACAGATTAACTGATAATAAAATTGTCAAAATAATCAAGGATAAAAATCAACCTTTTTAG
- a CDS encoding CarD family transcriptional regulator, producing the protein MFKVGDLAVYPAHGVGVIEAIENREVMGKKQPFYVMKIMGNGMKIMIPMMSVKAVGLREIILEKEIPKVYEILRNKDVTIDKQTWNKRYKEYLERIKTGSVFEIASVLRDLFILKSDKNLSFGERKMMDTAKNLLVKEISVATNAQESEVEHNLQMIFTVQ; encoded by the coding sequence ATGTTTAAAGTAGGGGATTTGGCTGTATATCCGGCTCATGGCGTAGGAGTCATTGAAGCTATTGAAAACAGGGAAGTAATGGGTAAAAAGCAACCATTCTACGTTATGAAAATTATGGGGAATGGAATGAAAATAATGATTCCGATGATGAGCGTTAAAGCCGTCGGATTACGTGAAATTATTTTGGAAAAAGAAATACCCAAAGTATATGAAATTCTGCGCAATAAAGATGTTACGATCGATAAACAGACTTGGAATAAGCGCTATAAGGAGTACCTCGAAAGAATAAAAACCGGTTCAGTGTTTGAAATTGCCAGTGTTTTGCGGGACTTATTTATATTAAAGAGCGATAAAAACCTTTCTTTCGGGGAAAGAAAAATGATGGATACGGCAAAAAATTTGCTGGTAAAGGAAATATCCGTAGCTACTAATGCGCAAGAATCTGAGGTTGAACACAACCTTCAAATGATCTTCACGGTTCAATAG
- a CDS encoding argininosuccinate synthase, which produces MSAKKKKVVLAYSGGLDTSVIVRWLIETYKCEVICFAADVGQKEELTGLKEKALNTGASKIYIDDLREEFARDFVFPALRANAIYEGTYLLGTSLARPLIAKRQIEIAKKEGADTVSHGATGKGNDQVRFELTYLALDPSIKIIAAWKDDNWNFDSRESMIDYAKKYKIPIPLTKAKPYSSDRNLLHISHEGGILEDPWAEAPEDVFVLTKSPEASPDKPTYVEIDFKNGNPVAVNGKKMSPAKLMDYMNTIAGANGIGRVDMVENRFVGMKSRGVYETPGGTVLWAAHRAVESITMDREVMFMRDSLTPKYAQLAYNGFWYSPEMKTLQTYIDATQENVTGTARMKLYKGNCVVAGRKSPYSLYSESFATFEKDQVYNQKDAIGFIKLNGLRLIIQNILKK; this is translated from the coding sequence GTGTCAGCAAAAAAGAAGAAAGTTGTTTTGGCCTATTCCGGCGGATTGGATACATCGGTGATTGTCCGCTGGTTGATCGAAACTTATAAATGTGAAGTAATCTGCTTTGCCGCGGATGTGGGACAAAAAGAAGAATTGACCGGATTGAAAGAAAAAGCGCTCAATACCGGAGCGAGTAAAATATATATTGACGATTTAAGGGAAGAGTTCGCGCGGGATTTTGTTTTTCCGGCTCTGCGCGCCAACGCTATTTATGAAGGTACATATCTTTTAGGCACATCTTTGGCACGGCCATTGATAGCCAAGAGGCAGATCGAGATAGCCAAAAAAGAAGGCGCGGATACGGTATCGCACGGCGCGACAGGCAAGGGCAATGATCAGGTCCGGTTTGAGCTTACTTACCTCGCTTTAGATCCGTCCATTAAAATTATTGCGGCATGGAAAGACGACAACTGGAATTTTGATTCACGCGAATCAATGATTGATTATGCCAAAAAATATAAAATCCCTATTCCTCTGACTAAGGCAAAGCCTTACAGCTCGGATCGCAATCTTTTGCATATTTCTCATGAGGGAGGAATTTTAGAAGATCCCTGGGCGGAAGCGCCGGAAGATGTTTTTGTGCTGACCAAATCTCCGGAAGCGTCGCCGGACAAACCCACATATGTGGAAATTGATTTTAAAAATGGTAATCCTGTGGCCGTTAATGGGAAAAAGATGTCACCGGCAAAACTCATGGATTATATGAATACGATTGCCGGTGCCAACGGTATCGGCCGAGTGGATATGGTGGAAAATCGCTTTGTCGGAATGAAATCAAGAGGTGTTTATGAGACTCCCGGCGGCACAGTTCTTTGGGCGGCCCACCGTGCGGTAGAATCCATCACAATGGATCGCGAAGTTATGTTTATGCGTGATTCGCTGACGCCGAAATATGCTCAGCTCGCCTATAACGGCTTCTGGTATTCACCTGAAATGAAGACTCTCCAGACCTACATAGACGCGACCCAGGAGAATGTAACAGGCACGGCGCGGATGAAATTGTATAAAGGAAATTGCGTGGTAGCCGGAAGAAAATCACCTTATTCACTTTACAGCGAATCTTTTGCCACTTTTGAAAAGGATCAGGTTTACAATCAGAAAGACGCTATAGGATTTATTAAACTGAATGGATTGCGTTTGATAATCCAGAATATCTTAAAAAAATAA
- the fsa gene encoding fructose-6-phosphate aldolase, with the protein MKFFIDTANVEEIKEGIALGMVDGVTTNPSLIAKEKKDFDSVVKDILKIVKGPVSLEVIALEAKAMFSEGRKLARLGSNVVIKVPLSTEGLKATRMFADAGIDVNQTLIFSPLQALMAAKAGARYVSPFVGRLDDIAHDGMEIVDQIITIYENYCYETEVIVASIRHPRHVLDAALMGADIATIPFKVIAQLVKHPLTEKGIAAFLEDWKKVPKK; encoded by the coding sequence ATGAAATTTTTTATTGATACTGCTAATGTTGAAGAAATCAAAGAAGGAATTGCTTTAGGGATGGTAGACGGCGTTACAACCAATCCATCGCTGATTGCCAAAGAAAAAAAAGATTTTGACTCTGTTGTTAAAGATATATTAAAAATTGTAAAAGGACCGGTAAGTCTGGAAGTTATAGCTCTGGAGGCAAAAGCGATGTTTTCCGAGGGTAGAAAGCTGGCGCGCCTGGGAAGTAATGTTGTGATTAAAGTTCCTCTATCCACGGAAGGATTGAAAGCGACAAGGATGTTCGCCGATGCCGGTATCGATGTAAATCAGACCTTGATATTTTCTCCGCTTCAGGCGTTAATGGCGGCAAAGGCGGGAGCCCGTTATGTCAGCCCGTTTGTCGGCCGTTTGGATGATATTGCTCATGATGGTATGGAGATAGTTGATCAAATCATTACAATCTATGAGAATTATTGTTACGAAACAGAAGTTATAGTTGCCAGTATTCGCCATCCTCGTCATGTTTTGGATGCGGCTTTAATGGGTGCGGATATAGCTACAATACCTTTTAAAGTCATAGCCCAGTTAGTAAAACATCCATTAACGGAAAAAGGAATAGCAGCGTTTTTGGAAGACTGGAAAAAGGTACCTAAAAAATAG
- the pgsA gene encoding CDP-diacylglycerol--glycerol-3-phosphate 3-phosphatidyltransferase has protein sequence MISRRETFNLPNTITLMRISVVPFLFILLSDPGEFWSLVIAGLFVVASITDFFDGYIARKYHMITTMGKFLDPIADKIIVNTAMILMIPIGRIPAWIVAITIIRDLIVDVIRSIASSEGIYIQASILGKQKTVTQIIAVTALMIHYSIFGINAHIVGTMVLYIALFLTIYSGIDYFIKLYKSVVN, from the coding sequence ATGATTTCAAGGCGCGAAACCTTCAATTTGCCCAACACCATAACATTGATGAGAATCAGTGTTGTTCCTTTTCTTTTTATCTTGCTTTCTGATCCAGGCGAATTCTGGAGTTTAGTTATAGCAGGATTATTTGTTGTGGCTTCCATTACAGATTTCTTTGATGGTTATATCGCCAGAAAATATCACATGATTACCACAATGGGAAAATTCCTAGATCCCATTGCCGATAAAATCATAGTCAATACAGCAATGATTCTGATGATTCCTATTGGACGCATACCGGCCTGGATAGTTGCCATAACAATTATTCGGGATTTAATTGTTGATGTAATAAGAAGCATAGCGTCTTCTGAAGGAATTTACATACAGGCAAGTATTCTGGGAAAACAAAAAACTGTAACGCAAATAATAGCTGTTACCGCTTTAATGATACATTATTCGATTTTTGGCATTAATGCTCATATTGTTGGAACGATGGTTCTTTATATCGCTTTATTCCTCACAATTTATTCAGGGATTGATTATTTTATAAAGCTGTACAAGAGCGTAGTGAATTAA
- the argF gene encoding ornithine carbamoyltransferase, with protein sequence MKKDLLSIYDLEPIDFEKIWAKAKKLKKDLKSGKSHTSLQGKTLGMIFDKSSTRTRISFEVGMYQLGGIALFLTSRDTQIGRGETISDSAQMMSRYLNGIMIRTFSQKSVEDFALYASIPVINGLTDLLHPCQILSDLFTIKEKKGSYDRLKIAYIGDGNNIANSWIEAAAKLPIQLSLACPKGYDPDREIMAKGKKDAVEGVTLYRDPLDAAKNADVLYTDVWVSMGQESENEERKKIFKNYQINKKLLKEAKKDAIVMHCLPAHRGEEISSDVIDGPQSVVIDQAENRLHVQKAILEILL encoded by the coding sequence ATGAAGAAGGATTTATTAAGTATTTACGATCTGGAACCGATCGATTTTGAAAAAATATGGGCGAAAGCTAAAAAGCTCAAAAAGGATTTGAAAAGCGGAAAATCTCACACGTCACTGCAGGGGAAAACGTTGGGAATGATTTTTGATAAATCTTCCACCAGGACAAGAATATCCTTTGAAGTGGGCATGTATCAGTTAGGCGGGATTGCATTGTTTTTAACTTCGCGCGACACGCAAATAGGCCGTGGCGAAACTATTTCTGATTCGGCCCAGATGATGTCGCGTTATCTCAATGGAATTATGATCAGAACATTTTCTCAGAAAAGCGTTGAAGACTTTGCTCTCTATGCTTCAATTCCTGTGATCAATGGTTTAACTGATCTTTTACATCCGTGTCAGATTCTGAGCGATTTGTTTACGATAAAGGAAAAAAAAGGATCTTATGATCGACTAAAAATAGCTTACATCGGCGATGGTAACAATATTGCTAATTCATGGATTGAAGCCGCCGCTAAATTACCAATTCAGTTATCTCTGGCCTGTCCTAAGGGCTACGATCCGGACAGGGAAATAATGGCCAAAGGGAAGAAAGATGCAGTGGAAGGCGTTACTCTTTATCGTGATCCATTAGATGCTGCAAAGAATGCTGATGTTTTGTATACAGATGTATGGGTGAGTATGGGACAGGAATCAGAGAATGAAGAGAGAAAAAAAATATTTAAAAATTATCAAATTAACAAAAAACTTCTGAAAGAAGCGAAGAAAGATGCAATAGTAATGCATTGTTTGCCGGCGCACCGCGGGGAAGAAATCTCTTCCGATGTTATAGACGGTCCACAATCCGTTGTTATTGATCAGGCGGAAAACCGTCTACATGTGCAAAAAGCTATATTGGAAATACTATTGTAG